The following nucleotide sequence is from Brachyspira suanatina.
GTGAAAAACATCTGTATCTATTATTTTATTGGCTGATATTAAAATATAATTGATATTAGATGCCGCCATAGAAATAAGCATAAAAACATATATTCCTCTGTCTAATTCCATTATATTATTTGATTTTACTATAGAAACAAAAATTTTAATTGTAAGTATAAATATTGATAAAAAATATAATAATTCTATATAATTATAAATATTAATTTCTATAGCATAAAGTCTCAAAGTACCTGATATTAAAAACAATATACCAAATAAAGCTAAAAAAAGTTCAGAATTAAATATGCAGCTGTAAAATTTATAAAATACTAGAAGAAAAAAAGATATTAATACAATATAATTTAAAATAAATGTAAATATATATAAAAAAGAATTATTATCAATTACTAAAGTTCTAAAAAACAAATAGTTAAAAAATACAATGGCAATCAGCAAATATGACCAGAAATTGTATGCACTTACAAAGGAAGTATTTTTATTCATTTG
It contains:
- a CDS encoding WESB_1763 family membrane protein, with product MIQMNKNTSFVSAYNFWSYLLIAIVFFNYLFFRTLVIDNNSFLYIFTFILNYIVLISFFLLVFYKFYSCIFNSELFLALFGILFLISGTLRLYAIEINIYNYIELLYFLSIFILTIKIFVSIVKSNNIMELDRGIYVFMLISMAASNINYILISANKIIDTDVFHYISNFISTYMSKLSSFSFFILMIAYILIFMKKVVMKNINKSFFFIIIMVILSIIAILVFGNSFFLIVVSFFGALGIVMYLPFTVYLVVIIMFLMTLFTSFMSSLVSKYYCPKLIVFTLFMLAGLDMSNFGLRLISIFAIMEMLSICNDKKDYDEHLTNNTL